From a single Aggregatilinea lenta genomic region:
- a CDS encoding PPC domain-containing protein: MNRRTNHSGKAFHITRVGAHGAAPLRRAARLALMLAWLGALVLAPAASLVQAQASSGDVALFEPVRGTLSDRMPGNDWTFDAQAGEVVSILARTVSGDLDPALTVLGPSGELIAQNDDRDSLVTDAGLEALALPVAGTYTLRVERYQGEDGTTTGEYELSVTPGFGQVVRRETFDEAESPWIIPGASLASLAQGGLRLRAERTGGQIVAIPSDASALDDFYVQVDADLFGAQSYAEFGLVFRAAQTAGARIPAYTFKVNTEGQWLVSVDDGTTVSILQDWTANNALIGAEDWTLAVLARGGAFSFRANGALLGTLSNNQRPDPGYIGVVAATAADQLDPATVLFDNVIVTTRLVTTYRGLPLVLSTWASRDPQRIVAEIAASGEIAPAPARTLFVPNAVMSALDRLSYFELLGTDQSLYGDFVLGGTFNIATTGESVACGLTFRYVDEHNLSVAYADTSGGFGLTQAVDDELTLNVYANSQMVVAESNVLLVVAHGDRVGLYINGALVTEEQVEASAGRVGTAMLNYEDVGTDCFFIDLWVWPLEDDGS; this comes from the coding sequence ATGAACAGACGGACGAACCATAGTGGGAAGGCTTTCCACATCACACGCGTAGGGGCGCACGGCGCGGCGCCCCTACGTCGCGCAGCACGACTGGCGCTGATGCTGGCGTGGCTGGGAGCGCTTGTCCTGGCTCCGGCGGCGTCTCTGGTACAGGCCCAGGCGTCGTCGGGCGACGTGGCGCTGTTCGAGCCGGTACGCGGTACGCTCTCCGACCGTATGCCGGGCAACGACTGGACGTTTGACGCGCAGGCGGGCGAGGTCGTCTCGATCCTGGCGCGCACCGTGTCCGGCGACCTCGACCCGGCGCTGACCGTGCTGGGGCCGAGCGGCGAGCTGATCGCCCAGAACGACGACCGCGATTCGCTGGTGACCGACGCCGGGCTGGAGGCGCTCGCGCTGCCGGTCGCCGGGACGTATACGCTGCGCGTCGAGCGCTACCAGGGCGAGGACGGCACGACCACCGGCGAGTACGAGCTGAGCGTGACGCCCGGCTTCGGGCAGGTGGTCCGGCGCGAGACGTTCGACGAGGCGGAATCACCGTGGATCATTCCCGGCGCGAGTCTCGCGTCACTGGCGCAGGGCGGGCTGCGGCTGCGCGCGGAGCGCACGGGCGGGCAGATCGTGGCCATTCCGAGCGACGCCAGCGCCCTGGACGATTTTTATGTGCAGGTGGATGCCGACCTGTTCGGTGCGCAGTCCTACGCCGAGTTCGGGCTGGTGTTCCGTGCGGCGCAAACCGCTGGTGCGCGTATCCCGGCCTACACGTTTAAGGTCAACACCGAGGGCCAATGGCTCGTCAGCGTGGACGATGGCACGACGGTGAGCATTCTGCAAGACTGGACCGCCAACAATGCGCTGATCGGGGCGGAGGACTGGACGTTGGCGGTGCTGGCGCGCGGCGGGGCCTTCTCGTTTCGGGCCAACGGTGCGCTGCTGGGCACGCTGAGCAACAACCAGCGTCCCGATCCGGGGTACATCGGCGTGGTGGCCGCGACGGCGGCGGACCAGCTCGACCCGGCGACGGTGCTGTTCGACAACGTGATCGTCACCACGCGGCTGGTGACCACTTATCGCGGGCTGCCGCTGGTGCTTTCGACCTGGGCCTCGCGCGATCCGCAGCGCATCGTGGCCGAGATCGCCGCGTCGGGCGAGATCGCGCCCGCACCTGCGCGCACGCTGTTTGTGCCCAACGCGGTGATGAGCGCGCTGGATAGGCTCTCGTATTTCGAGCTGCTCGGCACCGACCAGTCACTTTACGGCGACTTCGTGCTGGGCGGCACGTTTAACATCGCCACCACCGGCGAGAGCGTTGCGTGCGGCCTGACCTTCCGCTATGTGGACGAGCACAATTTGAGCGTGGCCTACGCGGACACGTCCGGCGGCTTCGGGCTGACGCAGGCTGTCGACGACGAGCTGACGCTCAACGTCTACGCGAACAGCCAGATGGTCGTCGCGGAGTCGAACGTGCTGCTCGTGGTGGCGCACGGCGACCGCGTGGGGCTGTACATCAACGGCGCGCTCGTCACGGAAGAACAGGTCGAGGCGAGTGCGGGACGCGTCGGCACGGCGATGCTGAATTACGAGGACGTGGGCACCGACTGCTTCTTCATCGACCTGTGGGTGTGGCCGCTGGAAGATGATGGATCGTAG
- a CDS encoding response regulator transcription factor — MFDIVLVEDEPEINDLLGIVLKHDQIRLHYAVTGADGLATIDRVRPQLVLLDLMLPGHLDGWDVYRTIRDDPAYNTMPVIILTVVPPHAERMKRVSSQECDLYMLKPFDTVTLRRQISRLLGQSSLWKPTGPSLAPGLDPDS, encoded by the coding sequence ATGTTCGATATCGTGCTGGTCGAAGACGAGCCTGAGATCAACGATCTGCTGGGCATCGTGTTGAAGCACGATCAGATCCGGCTGCACTACGCGGTCACCGGCGCGGATGGGCTGGCGACGATTGACCGGGTGCGCCCGCAGCTCGTTCTGCTGGACCTGATGCTGCCGGGTCATCTGGACGGCTGGGACGTCTACCGCACGATCCGGGACGACCCGGCGTATAACACGATGCCGGTGATCATTCTGACCGTCGTGCCGCCCCATGCCGAACGGATGAAGCGCGTCAGCAGTCAAGAGTGCGACCTGTACATGCTGAAGCCGTTCGATACGGTGACGCTGCGTCGTCAGATCTCACGTTTGTTAGGCCAGTCCAGCTTGTGGAAGCCGACTGGCCCCTCACTTGCGCCTGGGCTTGACCCGGACAGCTAA